The Zingiber officinale cultivar Zhangliang chromosome 10A, Zo_v1.1, whole genome shotgun sequence genome contains a region encoding:
- the LOC122027572 gene encoding uncharacterized protein LOC122027572: MEKKHGFFSTLEEVVRGLSPARLRTKNPAAKSESSSGAIMINPRRRKGQGRERQPHQPLDQDLAEAPMMGRSSSFRPVGEALSPLLEGPDGDAPEEVGSQRREGWGHWVRGQLSRTPSVTSSSAAATGCSFGTSDLRLLLGVMGAPLAPLHVSTVDPLPLLSIKDTPIETSSAQYILQQYTAASGGLKLQSSIRNAYAMGKVRMLASEFETPTKVVKNRGGANAAESGSFVLWQMTPDMWYVELAVGGSKVHAGCNGKIVWRHTPWLGAHAAKGPVRPLRRALQGLDPLTTASMFASARCIGEKKINGEECFILKLSADPQTLKARSEGPAEIIRHVLFGYFSQRTGLLVHLEDSHLTRIQPNAGGDAVYWETTINSFLEDYRPVEGVMIAHSGRSVVTLFRFGEEAMSHTKTRMEEVWTIEEVSFNVPGLSVDCFIPPAEIRRHSISGACDQPQAERIRSRSSIGSRSRVAAIPAEKLQDPSDNKIVFRIEVPQRHALKQGSDRFVNMAG, encoded by the exons ATGGAGAAGAAACACGGGTTCTTCTCTACGCTCGAGGAAGTGGTGCGGGGGCTGTCGCCGGCGCGGCTGAGGACAAAGAACCCCGCGGCGAAGAGCGAATCTTCTTCGGGAGCAATTATGATCAACCCGCGGCGGCGGAAGGGGCAGGGCAGAGAGAGGCAGCCTCACCAGCCGTTGGATCAGGATCTGGCGGAGGCACCGATGATGGGGAGATCGTCGAGCTTTCGGCCCGTAGGGGAGGCGCTGTCGCCGCTTCTGGAGGGCCCTGACGGTGACGCGCCGGAGGAGGTTGGAAGTCAGAGGAGGGAAGGGTGGGGCCACTGGGTTCGCGGCCAGCTCTCGCGGACGCCTTCCGTCACGTCCTCTTCGGCTGCCGCCACCGGTTGTTCGTTTGGCACTTCAGACCTTCGGCTCTTGCTCGGAGTTATGGGGGCGCCGCTCGCTCCCCTTCACGTCAGTACCGTCGATCCTCTCCCACTTCTCAGCATTAAAGACACTCCCATT GAAACTTCATCGGCTCAGTACATACTGCAGCAGTATACAGCCGCATCGGGTGGTCTCAAGCTGCAAAGCTCTATCCGCAACGCCTACGCGATGGGAAAAGTGAGGATGCTGGCGTCAGAGTTCGAGACGCCAACCAAAGTGGTGAAGAACCGCGGTGGCGCAAACGCTGCGGAGTCCGGCAGCTTTGTTCTCTGGCAAATGACCCCGGACATGTGGTACGTCGAGCTCGCCGTCGGCGGGAGCAAGGTCCACGCCGGCTGCAACGGTAAGATCGTTTGGCGGCACACTCCCTGGCTCGGTGCGCACGCTGCGAAGGGCCCTGTTCGCCCACTCCGCCGCGCCCTCCAG GGCCTTGATCCTTTAACCACGGCGAGCATGTTTGCAAGTGCACGTTGCATCGGGGAGAAAAAGATCAACGGGGAGGAATGCTTCATACTTAAGCTCTCCGCCGACCCGCAAACGCTCAAGGCCCGAAGCGAAGGCCCTGCGGAGATCATCCGGCACGTCCTATTCGGCTACTTCAGCCAGCGGACAGGGCTCCTGGTCCACTTGGAAGACTCCCATCTCACTCGCATCCAACCCAACGCCGGCGGTGACGCCGTCTACTGGGAGACCACAATCAACTCTTTCCTCGAGGACTACCGCCCCGTCGAGGGTGTAATGATCGCCCATTCCGGGCGCTCCGTGGTGACTCTGTTCAGGTTCGGTGAGGAGGCGATGAGCCACACCAAGACGAGGATGGAGGAGGTCTGGACGATCGAAGAGGTATCGTTCAACGTGCCAGGCCTCTCTGTCGATTGTTTCATCCCCCCTGCCGAGATAAGGCGCCACTCCATCAGCGGCGCCTGCGACCAGCCTCAGGCAGAAAGGATCAGGAGCAGAAGCAGCATCGGAAGCCGGTCGAGAGTCGCCGCCATACCCGCGGAGAAGCTGCAGGATCCGAGCGACAACAAAATCGTTTTTAGAATCGAAGTGCCGCAGCGTCATGCCCTTAAACAAGGATCTGATCGCTTTGTTAATATGGCCGGCTAA